A genomic stretch from Aedes albopictus strain Foshan chromosome 2, AalbF5, whole genome shotgun sequence includes:
- the LOC109420444 gene encoding zinc finger protein 184, whose product MSLENCCRLCLRYLTDDTSEEGEHFSLAKNGRLQQLVSECFQIEVSDGEIVSKVCPRCIDETRLVSKIRKRIRKADFEIKQYYASLAIKDEAGFEIDPDETDEYEQIEQLEMDSDEQDDKPDLTSFEEENSAHVDDDTKTYELIEVEPLIEYEKPTIEEITDSPSETKRKTRTAPVRRIRKRPPRDPNVRKTVNHNCYICSTEFESFELLDSHLDNHVGTGSQACSFCDYPVTTVRHLNMHLRTIHFRKGKRIPCEECKKDNKTREFSSKFKLQAHIKSFHEGIVEVQEKKHVCTYCGKAFNRGTYLRLHENTHTKAILHKCKQCPFAATTRSGLIRHLRVHTAERPFKCDECDASFNQSNGLQSHKFTRHSEERPFSCEICGTSKRFKTKYILQSHMKAHEKSGTNVIGRGRGFQTLGVDIKVHIPELKCSFCPAVYRKEVFLCRHILEKHPLETVPMIPCDICKAANKNLFFLTEKERDQHVENHEKIKAAPEKERVCEDCGKVFFTSTTYHHHRQTHFSIVCKECGKSFSTNRTLRLHLLTVHLKSRPYKCDKCDSSFGQLTSLNAHMKVHLK is encoded by the exons ATGAGTTTGGAGAACTGTTGCAGATTATGTTTGAGATATCTTACCGACGATACATCCGAGGAAGGTGAACATTTCTCCCTTGCCAAGAATGGACGCCTGCAGCAGCTAGTTTCGGAGTGTTTCCAGATTGAG GTTTCCGATGGAGAAATTGTGTCCAAGGTTTGTCCTAGATGTATTGACGAAACACGTCTAGTTAGCAAGATTCGGAAGCGGATAAGAAAAGCGGATTTCGAGATCAAACAGTATTATGC GTCACTTGCGATAAAGGATGAAGCTGGATTTGAAATAGACCCAGACGAAACCGACGAATATGAACAGATTGAACAGCTGGAGATGGATAGTGACGAGCAAGATGATAAACCGGATTTAACTAGCTTCGAGGAAGAAAATTCAGCGCATGTCGACGACGACACCAAAACGTACGAGTTGATTGAAGTCGAACCACTTATTGAATATGAAAAACCGACCATCGAAGAAATTACTGATAGCCCTAGCGAAACTAAACGTAAAACTAGGACAGCCCCAGTTCGACGCATAAGAAAACGTCCGCCCCGTGATCCTAATGTTCGCAAGACAGTTAATCATAATTGCTACATTTGCTCTACAGAGTTTGAATCCTTTGAACTGCTTGACAGTCATCTTGATAACCACGTTGGAACTGGCTCGCAAGCATGTAGCTTTTGCGATTATCCTGTTACGACAGTGCGTCATTTGAATATGCACTTGAGAACAATTCACTTCCGGAAGGGAAAACGAATTCCGTGTGAAGAATGCAAAAAAGACAATAAGACGCGAGAGTTTTCGTCAAAGTTTAAGCTGCAAGCCCACATCAAGTCTTTCCACGAAGGAATCGTTGAAGTTCAAGAGAAAAAGCACGTTTGTACTTATTGTGGGAAAGCTTTCAACAGGGGAACGTATCTTAGATTGCACGAGAATACTCACACGAAAGCAATTTTACATAAATGCAAGCAATGTCCATTTGCTGCAACGACGAGATCTGGACTGATAAGGCATCTACGTGTGCACACAGCGGAAAGGCCATTTAAATGTGACGAATGCGACGCATCCTTCAACCAATCCAATGGACTTCAATCCCATAAATTCACAAGACATTCTGAAGAAAGACCATTCAGTTGTGAAATATGCGGAACATCGAAACGGTTTAAAACAAAATACATTCTTCAAAGTCACATGAAGGCGCACGAGAAATCGGGCACAAATGTAATAGGCAGGGGCCGCGGTTTTCAAACTCTGGGAGTAGATATAAAAGTTCATATACCGGAATTGAAGTGCAGCTTCTGTCCAGCAGTGTACCGTAAGGAAGTTTTCCTGTGTCGACATATCCTAGAAAAGCATCCTCTAGAAACGGTGCCAATGATTCCCTGTGACATATGCAAGGCagcaaacaaaaatctatttttcctAACCGAAAAAGAAAGGGACCAACATGttgaaaatcacgaaaaaatcaaAGCCGCGCCGGAGAAGGAACGTGTTTGCGAGGATTGTGGGAAAGTCTTCTTCACCAGTACTACGTACCATCACCACCGTCAGACCCACTTCAGCATCGTTTGTAAAGAATGTGGGAAATCATTCTCAACCAACAGAACTTTGCGACTGCATTTGCTGACGGTTCACCTTAAATCCCGGCCGTATAAGTGTGACAAATGTGATTCGTCGTTTGGACAGTTGACATCGTTGAATGCGCATATGAAAGTGCACCTGAAGTAA
- the LOC109420448 gene encoding intraflagellar transport protein 43 homolog yields the protein MSSSSTTATTPNKQVKTDSWMDDVLRPNNSSNKNSKNYSNLLEMERFGNTDYSLEDSNTIEFNADDIPMLPDADELQESLLYNESPNLPSVTTYKQLGTDIFPNSKSALGNLDEIDISILTECLENEDYIEEPDEPWIWDQLFAQLAVKISTEAKSTPVEYKN from the exons ATGAGCTCGTCTAGCACAACTGCAACAACTCCCAACAAGCAAGTAAAAACCGACAGCTGGATGGACGATGTTCTACGCCCGAACAATAGTTCAAACAA GAACTCCAAAAATTATTCAAACTTATTGGAAAT GGAGAGATTTGGAAATACCGATTACTCATTAGAAGACTCGAACACGATTGAGTTCAATGCAGATGATATCCCCATGCTACCGGACGCAGATGAGCTACAAGAAAGCCTCCTTTACAATGAATCACCCAACTTACCCTC AGTTACAACATACAAGCAACTTGGCACTGATATATTTCCCAACAGCAAATCTGCCCTCGGCAACTTGGATGAGATTGATATTTCGATTCTCACAGAGTGCTTGGAAAACGAAGATTACATCGAAGAGCCCGATGAACCGTGGATCTGGGATCAACTGTTTGCTCAGCTGGCGGTGAAAATTAGCACCGAAGCAAAGTCTACCCCAGTTGAATATAAAAATTAA
- the LOC109420449 gene encoding endoplasmic reticulum lectin 1 isoform X1, whose amino-acid sequence MVFSLVEFKLNNKILVITLLALLGDTARAHDPKGFDDTVLHTIAWHGKDDLLTNALEDEEIVVSTSNKEKYKCIIPSIAPKELDGEIQYSGPSPIDLLVPLFTHSCSYRIESYWTYEVCHGNYIKQYHEERHEKTSKLQEYYLGKWDKQKTANLKAQYEKSEAEGEKMKYKKIDGLNLPYLELEMDSGTVCDLNGEPRVTKVLYVCYLHGKNEVYSLKETSTCNYEIIILTPMLCGHPKYKPQDNEENKVNCYPLGNSPKKPKNLLMMEIESMKIKYQKLTDVHKNIKDAIAVINFDEDGPIKVELFSNDIPVVDGVGQKGPTESEIGEEDNTSPMDSFAKKARKAKELKPFVEFLAGAYCLTGGSGWWKFELCYGKHVRQYHDDTSIFLGYFDKEKHLEWLDKNPSIRNKRKNENQLSNFYGGGDICDKTQQPRQVEVKLKCTEHSSSSNAISLYLLEPRPCEYILNVESSQICDILPYAGDNMILTELEGETLYIVDSSNVNN is encoded by the exons ATGGTGTTCTCACTAGTGGAATTTAAGCTTAACAACAAAATTCTAGTGATAACTTTGCTCGCATTGCTGGGCGACACAGCTAGAGCTCATGACCCGAAAGGCTTCGACGACACCGTCCTTCATACAATAGCCTGGCACGGTAAAGATGATCTGCTG ACCAACGCTTTGGAGGATGAAGAGATTGTTGTATCGACATCGAACAAGGAGAAATATAAATGCATCATTCCTTCCATTGCCCCCAAGGAGCTGGACGGAGAAATCCAATACAGTGGTCCAAGTCCGATTGACCTGCTGGTTCCTCTGTTCACCCATTCCTGTTCGTATAGGATCGAAAGCTACTGGACCTACGAGGTATGCCATGGTAATTACATCAAGCAGTACCATGAAGAACGTCACGAAAAAACGAGCAAATTGCAAGAATACTATCTCGGCAAATGGGACAAGCAGAAAACGGCCAACCTCAAGGCTCAATATGAGAAATCGGAAGCGGAAGGAGAAAAAATGAAGTACAAAAAAATTGATGGGCTAAATTTGCCGTATCTGGAACTGGAGATGGACTCCGGCACGGTTTGCGACTTGAACGGCGAACCTCGAGTTACGAAAGTGCTCTACGTGTGCTATCTTCATGGCAAAAACGAGGTGTACTCTCTGAAGGAAACGTCGACGTGCAACTACGAGATCATCATCCTTACTCCGATGCTGTGCGGTCACCCGAAGTACAAACCGCAGGACAACGAAGAGAACAAGGTCAACTGTTATCCGCTGGGCAATTCACCCAAGAAGCCGAAAAATTTACTCATGATGGAAATCGAAAGCATGAAGATAAAGTATCAAAAGCTAACG GACGTGCATAAAAACATTAAAGACGCTATTGCTGTCATTAATTTTGATGAG GATGGCCCCATCAAAGTGGAGCTATTTTCCAACGACATCCCCGTCGTAgacggcgtgggacaaaaaggcCCGACCGAAAGCGAAATTGGCGAAGAGGACAACACCAGCCCAATGGATAGTTTTGCGAAAAAAGCGAGAAAGGCCAAGGAACTTAAACCGTTCGTAGAATTTTTGGCGGGCGCGTACTGTTTGACCGGG GGTTCAGGCTGGTGGAAGTTTGAACTGTGCTATGGAAAACACGTGCGACAGTACCACGATGATACTTCGATTTTTCTCGGATACTTCGACAAGGAAAAACACCTGGAATGGTTGGATAAAAATCCCTCCATCAGAAATAAACGCAAGAATGAAAATCAGCTGAGCAATTTCTATGGCGGAGGAGACATCTGTGACAAAACCCAGCAACCGAGGCAGGTTGAAGTGAAACTGAAGTGCACCGAACATTCGTCCAGTTCGAATGCAATTTCGCTGTATTTGCTTGAGCCTCGGCCCTGTGAATACATTCTGAATGTTGAATCCTCGCAGATTTGCGATATTCTTCCGTACGCCGGGGATAACATGATTCTGACGGAACTGGAAGGAGAAACACTGTACATTGTCGATAGCAGTAATgttaataattaa
- the LOC109420449 gene encoding endoplasmic reticulum lectin 1 isoform X2: protein MVFSLVEFKLNNKILVITLLALLGDTARAHDPKGFDDTVLHTIAWHGKDDLLTNALEDEEIVVSTSNKEKYKCIIPSIAPKELDGEIQYSGPSPIDLLVPLFTHSCSYRIESYWTYEVCHGNYIKQYHEERHEKTSKLQEYYLGKWDKQKTANLKAQYEKSEAEGEKMKYKKIDGLNLPYLELEMDSGTVCDLNGEPRVTKVLYVCYLHGKNEVYSLKETSTCNYEIIILTPMLCGHPKYKPQDNEENKVNCYPLGNSPKKPKNLLMMEIESMKIKYQKLTDGPIKVELFSNDIPVVDGVGQKGPTESEIGEEDNTSPMDSFAKKARKAKELKPFVEFLAGAYCLTGGSGWWKFELCYGKHVRQYHDDTSIFLGYFDKEKHLEWLDKNPSIRNKRKNENQLSNFYGGGDICDKTQQPRQVEVKLKCTEHSSSSNAISLYLLEPRPCEYILNVESSQICDILPYAGDNMILTELEGETLYIVDSSNVNN from the exons ATGGTGTTCTCACTAGTGGAATTTAAGCTTAACAACAAAATTCTAGTGATAACTTTGCTCGCATTGCTGGGCGACACAGCTAGAGCTCATGACCCGAAAGGCTTCGACGACACCGTCCTTCATACAATAGCCTGGCACGGTAAAGATGATCTGCTG ACCAACGCTTTGGAGGATGAAGAGATTGTTGTATCGACATCGAACAAGGAGAAATATAAATGCATCATTCCTTCCATTGCCCCCAAGGAGCTGGACGGAGAAATCCAATACAGTGGTCCAAGTCCGATTGACCTGCTGGTTCCTCTGTTCACCCATTCCTGTTCGTATAGGATCGAAAGCTACTGGACCTACGAGGTATGCCATGGTAATTACATCAAGCAGTACCATGAAGAACGTCACGAAAAAACGAGCAAATTGCAAGAATACTATCTCGGCAAATGGGACAAGCAGAAAACGGCCAACCTCAAGGCTCAATATGAGAAATCGGAAGCGGAAGGAGAAAAAATGAAGTACAAAAAAATTGATGGGCTAAATTTGCCGTATCTGGAACTGGAGATGGACTCCGGCACGGTTTGCGACTTGAACGGCGAACCTCGAGTTACGAAAGTGCTCTACGTGTGCTATCTTCATGGCAAAAACGAGGTGTACTCTCTGAAGGAAACGTCGACGTGCAACTACGAGATCATCATCCTTACTCCGATGCTGTGCGGTCACCCGAAGTACAAACCGCAGGACAACGAAGAGAACAAGGTCAACTGTTATCCGCTGGGCAATTCACCCAAGAAGCCGAAAAATTTACTCATGATGGAAATCGAAAGCATGAAGATAAAGTATCAAAAGCTAACG GATGGCCCCATCAAAGTGGAGCTATTTTCCAACGACATCCCCGTCGTAgacggcgtgggacaaaaaggcCCGACCGAAAGCGAAATTGGCGAAGAGGACAACACCAGCCCAATGGATAGTTTTGCGAAAAAAGCGAGAAAGGCCAAGGAACTTAAACCGTTCGTAGAATTTTTGGCGGGCGCGTACTGTTTGACCGGG GGTTCAGGCTGGTGGAAGTTTGAACTGTGCTATGGAAAACACGTGCGACAGTACCACGATGATACTTCGATTTTTCTCGGATACTTCGACAAGGAAAAACACCTGGAATGGTTGGATAAAAATCCCTCCATCAGAAATAAACGCAAGAATGAAAATCAGCTGAGCAATTTCTATGGCGGAGGAGACATCTGTGACAAAACCCAGCAACCGAGGCAGGTTGAAGTGAAACTGAAGTGCACCGAACATTCGTCCAGTTCGAATGCAATTTCGCTGTATTTGCTTGAGCCTCGGCCCTGTGAATACATTCTGAATGTTGAATCCTCGCAGATTTGCGATATTCTTCCGTACGCCGGGGATAACATGATTCTGACGGAACTGGAAGGAGAAACACTGTACATTGTCGATAGCAGTAATgttaataattaa
- the LOC109411740 gene encoding beta-1,4-galactosyltransferase 7 produces MNIHNSMYVRFIGIIVLAAVGVIFLISSLPISDTCKCENPVERDIQHEQFHRSFKELSPSDKHKLAILVPFRDRFDELLRFAPHISRFLNRQRVPFHIFVLNQNDRYRFNRASLINAGFLLVKDQYDYIAMHDVDLLPLNDNLKYEYPKNGPLHISGPEFHPKYHYATFIGGILLLKIEHYQLLNGMSNKYWGWGLEDDEFYVRIKEAGLEVHRPRNITSGPDDTFLHIHDRLHRRRDTAKCFNQREVTRRRDRETGLNTLRYSLDSRRELTIDDVPVTVLNLNLECDKSQTPWCECDSKGDAKSRLETKSKS; encoded by the exons ATGAACATACACAATTCGATGTATGTGCGCTTCATAGGCATTATCGTGTTGGCTGCTGTAGGAGTCATATTCCTGATCTCAAGTCTTCCCATTTCCG ATACATGTAAATGCGAGAATCCAGTCGAACGGGATATACAACATGAACAGTTCCATCGCAGCTTCAAGGAGCTATCCCCATCGGATAAACACAAACTAGCGATTCTGGTTCCGTTCCGGGACAGGTTCGATGAGCTCTTGCGATTTGCACCACACATATCAAGGTTTTTGAATCGTCAACGTGTACCGTTTCACATTTTTGTACTGAATCAGAACGATCGCTATCGCTTCAATCGAGCATCGCTGATCAACGCCGGGTTTCTTTTGGTGAAGGATCAATACGATTACATTGCTATGCACGACGTCGACTTACTTCCGTTGAACGATAATCTCAAGTACGAGTACCCTAAAAATGGACCACTGCACATCTCCGGTCCAGAATTTCACCCGAAATATCACTACGCCACGTTCATAGGAGGAATCTTGCTTCTAAAAATCGAACACTATCAATTGCTCAATGGAATGTCCAACAAGTACTGGGGATGGGGTCTGGAGGACGACGAATTCTACGTGCGCATTAAAGAGGCAGGCCTGGAGGTGCACCGACCGAGGAACATTACAAGTGGACCGGATGATACGTTCTT GCATATTCATGACCGTTTGCACCGCAGGAGGGACACGGCCAAATGTTTTAATCAAAGGGAAGTGACACGACGAAGAGATCGTGAAACGGGACTCAATACCCTTCGGTACAGTCTAGATAGTCGACGGGAGCTGACGATTGACGATGTGCCCGTGACCGTATTGAACTTAAACCTAGAGTGTGATAAATCTCAAACTCCCTGGTGCGAATGTGATAGCAAAGGGGATGCAAAATCTCGACTCGAAACGAAATCAAAATCTTGA
- the LOC109411739 gene encoding nicotinamide/nicotinic acid mononucleotide adenylyltransferase 3 isoform X2 — protein sequence MRMTSPSKIMLIACGSFSPPTPMHFRMFEIARDYFEQIGSASVVGGIISPVHDSYGKNGLVSATHRCNMIKIGLQSSDWIRLSEWETQQEEWTRTRLTLQYHQNCINSFLKDANSTNDQHIPSWIPEGLKKTASQVQLKLLCGADLLESFATPGLWKDEDIEAIVGQHGIVVISRAGSNAEQFIFNSDLLSRYRRNITIVTNWITNDVSSTLVRRLLNRGMSVKYLLDDYLIEYIKKHALYGTSNTKYIMPASTSGEMMSISPVSPIIDDDYVECRNELNTLNTLESMDETDFPRNTLNRVFCCGTENESKSSSKGTRGFLTHPGSAVKITTSTITSSSSSGTDSGIVSISQHIVDDKVVPKKLKLSAVQV from the exons ATGAGGATGACATCACCGTCTAAAATCATGCTTATAGCATGCGGCTCATTCAGTCCCCCAACCCCAATGCACTTTCGAATGTTTG AAATTGCACGAGATTATTTTGAACAGATTGGATCAGCCAGTGTAGTTGGAGGAATAATCTCACCGGTGCACGATTCATACGGCAAGAATGGTTTAGTTTCTGCCACACACCGGTGTAATATGATCAAAATTGGGCTGCAATCTTCGGACTGGATTCGGCTTTCGGAGTGGGAGACACAGCAAGAAGAATGGACGAGGACACGACTCACACTCCAATACCATCAG AACTGCATTAATTCCTTCCTGAAGGACGCGAATAGCACAAACGATCAGCacattccgtcgtggattccggAAGGGTTGAAAAAGACCGCCAGCCAGGTTCAGCTGAAGCTGCTTTGCGGCGCAGACCTGCTCGAGTCTTTTGCAACGCCGGGACTGTGGAAAGACGAGGACATCGAAGCCATCGTCGGGCAGCATGGGATTGTGGTAATTTCCCGTGCCGGATCAAATGCCGAACAGTTTATCTTCAACTCGGACCTGCTGAGCCGCTATAGG AGAAACATTACAATTGTCACCAACTGGATAACGAATGATGTCAGTTCCACGCTCGTACGTCGCCTTCTTAACCGAGGAATGTCAGTGAAATATTTGCTGGATGATTATTTGATAGAATATATTAAAAAGCATGCTCTCTACGGTACCAGCAACAC TAAGTACATTATGCCCGCCAGTACGAGTGGGGAAATGATGAGCATTTCTCCCGTTTCTCCCATAATTGATGACGACTACGTCGAGTGTCGAAATGAGTTGAATACTCTGAACACGCTGGAATCAATGGACGAAACGGACTTTCCTCGCAATACTTTAAATCGAGTGTTTTGTTGCGGCACCGAAAACGAATCAAAATCGTCATCGAAGGGCACAAGGGGATTTCTGACCCACCCTGGGAGCGCTGTTAAAATAACAACCTCTACCATTACTTCTAGCAGTTCAAGTGGAACAGACTCGGGAATAGTTTCCATCTCTCAGCATATAGTAGACGACAAG GTCGTTCCCAAGAAGCTGAAACTTTCTGCGGTGCAGGTCTAA
- the LOC109411739 gene encoding nicotinamide/nicotinic acid mononucleotide adenylyltransferase 1 isoform X4 has product MRMTSPSKIMLIACGSFSPPTPMHFRMFEIARDYFEQIGSASVVGGIISPVHDSYGKNGLVSATHRCNMIKIGLQSSDWIRLSEWETQQEEWTRTRLTLQYHQNCINSFLKDANSTNDQHIPSWIPEGLKKTASQVQLKLLCGADLLESFATPGLWKDEDIEAIVGQHGIVVISRAGSNAEQFIFNSDLLSRYRRNITIVTNWITNDVSSTLVRRLLNRGMSVKYLLDDYLIEYIKKHALYGTSNTSFPRS; this is encoded by the exons ATGAGGATGACATCACCGTCTAAAATCATGCTTATAGCATGCGGCTCATTCAGTCCCCCAACCCCAATGCACTTTCGAATGTTTG AAATTGCACGAGATTATTTTGAACAGATTGGATCAGCCAGTGTAGTTGGAGGAATAATCTCACCGGTGCACGATTCATACGGCAAGAATGGTTTAGTTTCTGCCACACACCGGTGTAATATGATCAAAATTGGGCTGCAATCTTCGGACTGGATTCGGCTTTCGGAGTGGGAGACACAGCAAGAAGAATGGACGAGGACACGACTCACACTCCAATACCATCAG AACTGCATTAATTCCTTCCTGAAGGACGCGAATAGCACAAACGATCAGCacattccgtcgtggattccggAAGGGTTGAAAAAGACCGCCAGCCAGGTTCAGCTGAAGCTGCTTTGCGGCGCAGACCTGCTCGAGTCTTTTGCAACGCCGGGACTGTGGAAAGACGAGGACATCGAAGCCATCGTCGGGCAGCATGGGATTGTGGTAATTTCCCGTGCCGGATCAAATGCCGAACAGTTTATCTTCAACTCGGACCTGCTGAGCCGCTATAGG AGAAACATTACAATTGTCACCAACTGGATAACGAATGATGTCAGTTCCACGCTCGTACGTCGCCTTCTTAACCGAGGAATGTCAGTGAAATATTTGCTGGATGATTATTTGATAGAATATATTAAAAAGCATGCTCTCTACGGTACCAGCAACAC GTCGTTCCCAAGAAGCTGA
- the LOC109411739 gene encoding nicotinamide/nicotinic acid mononucleotide adenylyltransferase 1 isoform X1 translates to MRMTSPSKIMLIACGSFSPPTPMHFRMFEIARDYFEQIGSASVVGGIISPVHDSYGKNGLVSATHRCNMIKIGLQSSDWIRLSEWETQQEEWTRTRLTLQYHQNCINSFLKDANSTNDQHIPSWIPEGLKKTASQVQLKLLCGADLLESFATPGLWKDEDIEAIVGQHGIVVISRAGSNAEQFIFNSDLLSRYRRNITIVTNWITNDVSSTLVRRLLNRGMSVKYLLDDYLIEYIKKHALYGTSNTKYIMPASTSGEMMSISPVSPIIDDDYVECRNELNTLNTLESMDETDFPRNTLNRVFCCGTENESKSSSKGTRGFLTHPGSAVKITTSTITSSSSSGTDSGIVSISQHIVDDKVGNTTSSAQNRTNNSEPSTKTSTTALDTQRQQNSPNSTAKATQREPKNTKDLQLSVAELAKSRSVQSTPATVNKASSQTTAASSSAGRISPSKSYDDMIKFVFTEHGIKVISDREYVV, encoded by the exons ATGAGGATGACATCACCGTCTAAAATCATGCTTATAGCATGCGGCTCATTCAGTCCCCCAACCCCAATGCACTTTCGAATGTTTG AAATTGCACGAGATTATTTTGAACAGATTGGATCAGCCAGTGTAGTTGGAGGAATAATCTCACCGGTGCACGATTCATACGGCAAGAATGGTTTAGTTTCTGCCACACACCGGTGTAATATGATCAAAATTGGGCTGCAATCTTCGGACTGGATTCGGCTTTCGGAGTGGGAGACACAGCAAGAAGAATGGACGAGGACACGACTCACACTCCAATACCATCAG AACTGCATTAATTCCTTCCTGAAGGACGCGAATAGCACAAACGATCAGCacattccgtcgtggattccggAAGGGTTGAAAAAGACCGCCAGCCAGGTTCAGCTGAAGCTGCTTTGCGGCGCAGACCTGCTCGAGTCTTTTGCAACGCCGGGACTGTGGAAAGACGAGGACATCGAAGCCATCGTCGGGCAGCATGGGATTGTGGTAATTTCCCGTGCCGGATCAAATGCCGAACAGTTTATCTTCAACTCGGACCTGCTGAGCCGCTATAGG AGAAACATTACAATTGTCACCAACTGGATAACGAATGATGTCAGTTCCACGCTCGTACGTCGCCTTCTTAACCGAGGAATGTCAGTGAAATATTTGCTGGATGATTATTTGATAGAATATATTAAAAAGCATGCTCTCTACGGTACCAGCAACAC TAAGTACATTATGCCCGCCAGTACGAGTGGGGAAATGATGAGCATTTCTCCCGTTTCTCCCATAATTGATGACGACTACGTCGAGTGTCGAAATGAGTTGAATACTCTGAACACGCTGGAATCAATGGACGAAACGGACTTTCCTCGCAATACTTTAAATCGAGTGTTTTGTTGCGGCACCGAAAACGAATCAAAATCGTCATCGAAGGGCACAAGGGGATTTCTGACCCACCCTGGGAGCGCTGTTAAAATAACAACCTCTACCATTACTTCTAGCAGTTCAAGTGGAACAGACTCGGGAATAGTTTCCATCTCTCAGCATATAGTAGACGACAAGGTGGGTAACACTACAAGTTCAGCACAAAACCGCACAAACAACTCTGAACCAAGCACCAAAACGAGCACAACGGCACTTGATACGCAACGGCAACAAAATTCACCCAATAGCACAGCCAAAGCCACACAAAGAGAACCGAAAAATACAAAGGATTTACAACTCTCGGTTGCTGAACTAGCAAAGTCCCGTTCAGTTCAAAGCACTCCTGCTACAGTCAATAAGGCAAGCAGTCAAACCACAGCAGCAAGTTCATCTGCTGGTCGCATCAGCCCTTCGAAAAGCTACGATGACATGATAAAGTTTGTCTTCACGGAACACGGCATAAAAGTGATCAGCGATCGCGAATATGTAGTTTAG
- the LOC109411739 gene encoding nicotinamide/nicotinic acid mononucleotide adenylyltransferase 1 isoform X3 — MRMTSPSKIMLIACGSFSPPTPMHFRMFEIARDYFEQIGSASVVGGIISPVHDSYGKNGLVSATHRCNMIKIGLQSSDWIRLSEWETQQEEWTRTRLTLQYHQNCINSFLKDANSTNDQHIPSWIPEGLKKTASQVQLKLLCGADLLESFATPGLWKDEDIEAIVGQHGIVVISRAGSNAEQFIFNSDLLSRYRRNITIVTNWITNDVSSTLVRRLLNRGMSVKYLLDDYLIEYIKKHALYGTSNTDDLISISNAVLMS; from the exons ATGAGGATGACATCACCGTCTAAAATCATGCTTATAGCATGCGGCTCATTCAGTCCCCCAACCCCAATGCACTTTCGAATGTTTG AAATTGCACGAGATTATTTTGAACAGATTGGATCAGCCAGTGTAGTTGGAGGAATAATCTCACCGGTGCACGATTCATACGGCAAGAATGGTTTAGTTTCTGCCACACACCGGTGTAATATGATCAAAATTGGGCTGCAATCTTCGGACTGGATTCGGCTTTCGGAGTGGGAGACACAGCAAGAAGAATGGACGAGGACACGACTCACACTCCAATACCATCAG AACTGCATTAATTCCTTCCTGAAGGACGCGAATAGCACAAACGATCAGCacattccgtcgtggattccggAAGGGTTGAAAAAGACCGCCAGCCAGGTTCAGCTGAAGCTGCTTTGCGGCGCAGACCTGCTCGAGTCTTTTGCAACGCCGGGACTGTGGAAAGACGAGGACATCGAAGCCATCGTCGGGCAGCATGGGATTGTGGTAATTTCCCGTGCCGGATCAAATGCCGAACAGTTTATCTTCAACTCGGACCTGCTGAGCCGCTATAGG AGAAACATTACAATTGTCACCAACTGGATAACGAATGATGTCAGTTCCACGCTCGTACGTCGCCTTCTTAACCGAGGAATGTCAGTGAAATATTTGCTGGATGATTATTTGATAGAATATATTAAAAAGCATGCTCTCTACGGTACCAGCAACAC TGACGACCTAATTTCCATTTCAAACGCAGTACTAATGTCATAA